A window of the Macrobrachium rosenbergii isolate ZJJX-2024 unplaced genomic scaffold, ASM4041242v1 60, whole genome shotgun sequence genome harbors these coding sequences:
- the gw gene encoding protein Gawky isoform X8, protein MADNNSKHKCDPYLLHFSCQDVPFTPSSGDLGVYALSAKECVADDDCSVSSLFLKLLSGSSDFEAFTTIVKCCVNGWLWGGVQTKMTENKTDSSAEAERTTRRSVTIREDEDENDDERNLPTKNSVFPTNQVPHGSSPTDVKTCGLMCKAQIESKVDHEHSYSRNRSQSLIECAGDDTTAAAINKRSSEPVVSAAAAAAAYAAAAEGAATALFTAVHIESPERAGGKGGNGADPLPCPRPFLLHDERLSVIIISSLPLCGQVSGVVAPLPRRPPPPPPPRRCFSPSRRQGGGRVSGGGGGEREEEAEEGGEREELLLLLLLHLPPTGSHVSGPAACCPSFSTTAPGFPKLGLAVPILPLSLLPPSSSSPLLLLRRPTCTTAVALLCCRRGAVTPSAIGLSRRRSRLPCRHKDDVLRVLCLLDDDDHTTAAFCRNPLPPPATRAEATAIVRRRRSTTTTTTTFFLVSTAGQQQKQQQLLAAAAAMSLPPSPPLQKQQQQPPPPPPPAKAAHFAEASLNIPPPARGSGSAAKSNNINNNNIANSQPQGRHPSFNNNNNCKDKDKDKDSSSNRKEKREEREGWQQLRPKQAQSAVAPPRGTPGISATCNQYALFPTSADSSSVSPLLSSSSSVSSMCSPSSSVSSSSSPSSSSASSLTSSSSSSGLPAAGKPGRFGFATSSTSTSNSSLPSTSLSVSSSASPSALPRRCSFKLNRWGIPRGLGLLGGGESATNGWGGGSAAQTAGWGNSGANQTGTQGQWGGGPTNRGGGAPNASPAQGGGGNLKSAQSNSGGGPSQPGGNSGGQQQSAPGGGSGQQAVGGGGGGGGPAGGGGVNNQSTQQNQQQQSQQNASGSNNTWAQAAGKGLPPAGSGAVGAGAGAGGGGSSSAGDAQKRHMEQQLQSIREALLSSEGWGGENVNQETAWDLPGSPEPSGGGSKDSSSSGVPFKISVNNGCDLWENNLRNGGAAPPKAQLAPWGHTPATNYGGTWGEDDDASDTSNVWTGVPNNPQWGANAPNPPNMWGGGGGGPPKKSSDWSGSGGGGGGGGSGAGGSGGGGGGGGGGGGGSVVGPSGWAEPIPPRAGVDNPPGDWGPSGPHKPGPHVGPHAGPHSGPHPVPHSGPQIGPHGAPHGGPHAGPHSGPHSGPHNGPHSGPHNGPHAGPHGGPHHGPHGGPHNGPPHGGPHGGGPPSGPGGGGGPSQWNGPKDIKSGGLSGPTGWEEPSPPSQRRDDGTGVWGNPQQQQTNISRWKEMPNPNMMGRSPMPGPPQQQQQGRMPGPPGGGGPGGIKPDQRMWTQHTGRNGSWNDPPHDTGSGMWGEEPKSSGWGEPPITSPSWGTKPKTPTGAPGVPVGWGESEMEPQGWGNQNKVVPPHKGLSKDIICSSRQYRILMEMGFKEEIEAALRNNNMVLDDTLMELNSGGGRSAVSMGGGSGAAGAGGDAWRNPPPLDEHTPYDCINPNFQQRFPQAPPHLPFSSQGGGGGGGGTGSAPHVRVLMQHIQMAVQAGYLNPQILNQPLAPTTLMLLNNMLSHINILQKLSQQQALWTAQAHLGKNSSATILQLNINITKTKQQIQNLQNQIAAQQALYVKQQQQQQPQQHHHHQLNPMSVGPPGTQQNEFLNKPSSLPEQLYSSFNHIMLQDANPNPQNAPPINVGQQGSRLHQWKLPSLENDEPHDFIRAPGAPGKPVMPPTHSSSPNITPLLGTSSSTWSLNRPSETGWPESSSADVSNSPVGVEKGVQNMDSSQWGTAAQGSTTASCGLDIKPFEPGKPWMMKNIEDDPNITPGSVTRSPFSLGIKDSELLTSISKTSTTNTATDMGGPLTSLSLSSNTWSFNPGPGHQNANSPLSGDSGKLSSGSNGKSGSTWSEGGGQDGSSPSELWGGTTGNKLRGPPPGMTIGVPNKSASGTGGAGAAGAVVTGGGGGGGGGGSWLGRSTSWTGEQQRNPQNSALHPATGVAASGAWTANSQLPSTWLILKNLTPQIDGSTLKTLCMQHGPLVNFYLSLNHGFALVNYGSREEAAKAQGNLNNCLLSNTTILAEFANDAEVKQVMGQPTHQGQGGAPPTPAPMNASAGGAGGAGGGGGGWGGGSGRGSTPTSQSSVGSKVDSWGSNGNSSNLWSSGPGGSSSLWGGAGLGDGGEQHRATPSSLKPYLPDGLLTSESM, encoded by the exons ATGGCGGATA ATAATTCCAAGCATAAATGTGATCCATACCTTCTTCATTTTTCGTGCCAAGATGTCCCCTTTACGCCAAGTTCAGGAG ATCTTGGGGTCTATGCATTGTCAGCCAAAGAGTGTGTAGCAGACGACGACTGTTCCGTCAGTTCGCTCTTCCTCAAACTTCTGTCAGGGAGCTCGGATTTTGAGGCCTTCACTACCATAGTCAAG TGTTGTGTAAACGGGTGGTTGTGGGGAGGCGTACAGACGAAGATGACGGAGAACAAGACGGACAGCAGTGCGGAGGCGGAGAGGACGACGAGGAGGTCTGTCACAATAAGAGAAGATGAAGACGAAAACGATGATGAACGTAACTTGCCAACAAAAAACTCTGTGTTTCCTACCAACCAAGTGCCTCACGGGTCCTCCCCTACA GATGTGAAAACCTGTGGTTTGATGTGCAAAGCACAAATTGAAAGCAAAGTGGACCACGAACATAGCTACAGCAGGAACCGCAGCCAAAGTCTAATAGAGTGCGCTGGTGATGACACTACTGCAGCAGCTATCAACAAACGCAGCAGTGAGCCAGTAgtctcagcagcagcagcagccgcagcGTACGCTGCCGCAGCAGAAGGTGCAGCAACAGCATTATTCACAGCTGTCCACATTGAGTCCCCAGAGAGGGCCGGGGGGAAGGGCGGGAACGGAGCTGACCCACTTCCTTGCCCCCGGCCGTTCCTCCTCCACGATGAACGCTTATCTGTGATAATAATCAGCTCTTTGCCGTTATGTGGTCAAGTCTCCGGTGTTGTTGCTCCTCTTCCTCGGcggccgccgcctcctcctcctcctcggcgtTGTTTCTCTCCCTCGCGGCGACAAGGAGGAGGGAGGGTCTCCGGAGGTGGCGGAGGAGAGcgagaggaggaggcggaggaaggaggagaacgAGAGGAgctgcttcttcttctactcCTTCACCTCCCCCCCACAGGGAGCCATGTCTCGGGGCCTGCCGCCTGCTGTCCGTCCTTCTCGACCACTGCCCCAGGGTTCCCTAAACTGGGGCTGGCGGTCCccatcctccccctctccctcctgcccccctcctcctcctcccccctcctcctcctccgcaggCCAACGTGTACCACCGCTGTCGCCCTCCTCTGTTGCCGGCGAGGGGCCGTGACACCATCAGCAATAGGGTTAAGTAGACGGAGGAGCCGGCTTCCCTGCCGCCACAAAGACGACGTGCTTCGCGTCCTCTGCCTCCTCGACGACGACGACCACACCACCGCCGCCTTCTGCAGgaacccccttcctcctcctgctaCTCGTGCAGAGGCGACAGCGATCGTCCGGAGAAGAAgaagcaccaccaccaccaccaccaccttcttCCTCGTCAGTACCGCAGggcaacagcagaagcagcagcagctgttggcagcagcagcagcaatgtctctgccaccatcaccaccactacaaaagcagcagcagcagccgccgccaccaccaccaccagcaaaaGCAGCACACTTTGCCGAGGCCAGTCTCAACATTCCCCCTCCTGCCCGCGGCAGCGGTTCCGCGGccaaaagtaataatattaacaataacaatattgcCAATAGCCAACCCCAGGGTAGACACCctagctttaataataataataattgtaaggaTAAGGATAAGGATAAGGATAGTAGTAGTAATCGTAAGGAGAAGCGGGAGGAGCGCGAGGGGTGGCAGCAGCTGAGGCCGAAGCAGGCGCAGTCGGCTGTTGCTCCCCCCCGCGGCACCCCTGGAATAAGTGCAACCTGCAACCAATACGCTTTGTTTCCTACTTCAGCCGATTCGTCATCAGTATCAccgttattatcatcatcctcctctgTGTCGTCGATgtgttctccttcttcttctgtgtcgtcgtcgtcatctccttcttcttcctctgcgtCTTCTCTGACGTCGTCGTCATCGTCGTCCGGCCTCCCGGCTGCAGGCAAGCCTGGGAGGTTCGGCTTCGCTACTTCCTCTACTTCtacttctaattcttctttgccCTCTACGTCTCTTTCCGTGTCGTCGTCCGCGTCCCCTTCCGCCCTTCCCCGGAGGTGCTCGTTCAAGCTGAACCGCTGGGGCATCCCCAGGGGCCTGGGGCTCCTGGGCGGCGGGGAGAGCGCCACCAACGGCTGGGGGGGCGGCTCGGCGGCCCAGACGGCCGGCTGGGGCAACTCGGGCGCCAACCAGACCGGCACCCAGGGTCAGTGGGGCGGTGGACCAACAAACAGGGGTGGGGGGGCACCCAACGCCTCTCCTGcccagggtgggggtgggaatcTCAAGTCCGCCCAGTCGAACAGCGGAGGAGGTCCGTCCCAGCCGGGAGGAAACTCCGGGGGCCAGCAGCAGAGCGCCCCCGGGGGAGGAAGCGGCCAGCAGGccgtcggaggaggaggaggcggcggcggccCCGCGGGGGGTGGGGGCGTGAACAATCAGAGCACCCAGCAGAATCAGCAGCAGCAGAGCCAGCAGAACGCCAGCGGGAGCAACAACACCTGGGCGCAGGCCGCGGGGAAGGGCCTTCCCCCCGCCGGAAGCGGGGCGGTGGGAGCAGGCGCCGGAGCGGGAGGAGGAGGGTCGTCATCGGCAGGCGACGCCCAGAAGCGCCACATGGAGCAGCAGCTGCAGAGCATCCGGGAGGCCCTGCTGAGCAGCGAGGGGTGGGGCGGGGAGAATGTCAACCAGGAGACGGCCTGGGACCTGCCCGGCTCCCCCGAGCCCAGCGGCGGCGGCAGCAAGGACTCGTCCTCTTCCGGCGTCCCCTTCAAGATCAGCGTCAACAACGGCTGCGACCTGTGGGAGAACAACCTGAGGAACGGCGGCGCCGCCCCGCCCAAGGCCCAGCTGGCCCCCTGGGGCCACACGCCCGCCACCAACTACGGGGGCACCTGGGGGGAGGACGACGACGCCTCGGACACTTCCAACGTCTGGACTGGCGTCCCCAACAATCCCCAGTGGGGGGCGAACGCCCCCAACCCGCCCAACATGTGGGGCGGCGGGGGCGGAGGGCCGCCCAAGAAGAGCAGCGACTGGAGCGgctccggaggaggaggaggaggaggaggaagcggagCCGGCGGGAGCGGAGgcggtggaggtggaggaggaggaggaggcggcggaaGTGTCGTTGGACCAAGCGGCTGGGCCGAGCCAATCCCCCCCAGGGCTGGCGTCGACAATCCCCCAGGGGATTGGGGTCCCAGCGGCCCCCACAAGCCAGGCCCTCACGTGGGTCCCCACGCAGGACCGCACAGTGGCCCTCACCCTGTGCCACACAGTGGCCCACAGATCGGACCGCACGGCGCACCTCACGGAGGGCCTCATGCCGGACCGCACAGTGGGCCGCATAGCGGCCCACACAATGGCCCTCACAGCGGGCCGCACAACGGCCCACACGCCGGCCCGCACGGAGGACCGCATCACGGCCCCCACGGCGGCCCTCACAACGGACCTCCACACGGCGGCCCACACGGAGGAGGTCCTCCCAGCGGGCCGGGAGGAGGTGGCGGCCCTTCGCAGTGGAACGGGCCCAAGGACATCAAGTCGGGCGGGCTGAGCGGCCCCACCGGGTGGGAGGAGCCTTCTCCCCCCTCCCAGAGGAGGGACGACGGCACGGGCGTCTGGGGCAATCCCCAGCAGCAGCAGACGAACATCTCCCGCTGGAAGGAGATGCCCAACCCGAACATGATGGGCCGGTCGCCCATGCCCGGCCCGccccaacagcagcagcaggggcGCATGCCCGGGCCCCCAGGTGGCGGTGGGCCGGGCGGCATTAAGCCAGACCAACGCATGTGGACGCAGCACACtgg AAGGAACGGCAGCTGGAATGACCCCCCCCACGATACGGGTAGCGGCATGTGGGGTGAGGAGCCAAAGTCGAGCGGGTGGGGCGAGCCCCCGATCACCTCCCCTTCGTGGGGGACCAAGCCCAAGACGCCCACGGGCGCCCCGGGCGTCCCCGTCGGCTGGGGGGAGTCGGAGATGGAGCCCCAAGGTTGGGGCAATCAGAATAAG GTTGTACCACCTCATAAGGGTCTCTCAAAAGATATCATCTGTAGTAGCAGGCAGTATCGCATTCTCATGGAGATGGGTTTCAAG GAAGAGATTGAGGCCGCCCTACGTAACAATAACATGGTCCTGGACGACACCCTCATGGAGCTCAACAGCGGGGGCGGAAGGTCCGCCGTCTCCATGGGAGGGGGCAGCGGTGCCGCCGGGGCCGGAGGGGACGCCTGGAGGAACCCCCCGCCCCTGGACGAACACACGCCGTACGACTGCATCAATCCCAACTTCCAGCAGCGATTTCCTCAGGCGCCTCCGCACTTGCCGTTCTCGTCACAG GGCGGCGGTGGAGGCGGAGGAGGAACGGGTAGCGCCCCTCACGTCCGCGTGCTGATGCAGCACATCCAGATGGCCGTGCAGGCCGGTTACCTCAACCCCCAGATCCTAAACCAGCCTCTGGCGCCCACCACCCTGATGCTGCTCAACAACATGCTCTCGCACATCAACATCCTGCAgaagctgtcgcagcagcaggccctgTGGACCGCCCAGGCCCACCTGGGCAAGAACTCCTCGGCCACCATCCTACAGCTCAACATCAACATCACCAAGACGAAGCAACAGATCCAAAACTTGCAG AACCAGATCGCCGCGCAGCAGGCCCTGTACgtaaaacagcagcagcagcagcagccgcagcagcaccaccaccaccaactcaACCCCATGTCCGTGGGGCCACCGGGAACGCAGCAGAACGAGTTTCTGAACAAACCCAGCAGTCTTCCAGAACAGCTCTATAGCAGTTTCAACCACATTATGTTGCAGGATGCCAATCCCAACCCCCAGAATGCTCCTCCCATCAACGTCGGC caaCAGGGTAGCCGCCTCCACCAGTGGAAGTTGCCGTCGCTGGAGAACGACGAGCCCCACGACTTCATCCGTGCCCCCGGCGCCCCCGGGAAGCCTGTCATGCCACCCACCCACTCCTCATCGCCTAACATTACGCCCTTGTTAGGAACATCAAGCag TACCTGGTCCCTCAACCGCCCGTCGGAGACGGGCTGGCCCGAGAGCAGCAGCGCCGACGTGAGCAACAGCCCCGTGGGCGTGGAGAAGGGCGTTCAGAACATGGACTCGTCCCAGTGGGGCACGGCTGCCCAGGGGAGCACGACGGCCTCTTGCGGGCTGGACATCAAACCTTTTGAGCCTGGCAAGCCTTGGATG ATGAAAAACATCGAAGACGACCCGAACATCACACCCGGCTCCGTGACGCGATCCCCTTTCTCCCTGGGCATCAAGGACTCGGAGCTCCTGACCTCCATCTCGAAGACGTCCACCACCAACACCGCCACCGACATGGGTGGGCCCCtgacctccctctccctctcttccaacACCTGGAGCTTCAATCCCGGCCCGGGGCACCAGAACGCAAATTCGCCTCTCTCAGG GGACAGCGGTAAGCTCAGCTCAGGCAGCAACGGCAAGAGTGGCTCCACCTGGAGCGAAGGCGGCGGCCAGGACGGCTCCTCCCCCTCGGAGCTGTGGGGCGGAACCACGGGCAACAAGCTCCGAGGGCCCCCTCCAGGCATGACCATCGGCGTGCCAAACAAGAGCGCCAGCGGAACCGGAGGCGCGGGAGCGGCAGGAGCCGTGGtgaccggaggaggaggaggaggcggaggaggagggtcCTGGCTGGGCCGCTCCACCTCTTGGACCGGGGAGCAGCAGAGGAACCCACAGAATAGTGCCTTACACCCCGCCACCGGGGTGGCTGCATCGGGAGCCTGGACGGCCAACTCCCAGCTGCCCTCGACGTGGCTCATTCTCAAGAACCTCACACCTCAG ATTGACGGTTCCACCCTGAAGACTCTGTGCATGCAACACGGTCCGCTGGTCAACTTCTACCTCTCGCTCAACCATGGGTTCGCCCTCGTCAACTATGGGTCCCGAGAAGAGGCCGCCAAg gCCCAGGGCAACCTGAATAACTGCCTCTTAAGCAACACAACCATCCTGGCCGAATTCGCCAACGACGCCGAGGTGAAACAGGTCATGGGTCAGCCCACCCACCAGGGCCAGGGAGGGGCGCCCCCCACCCCTGCCCCAATGAACGCCTCCGCAGGAGGAGCAGGCGGAGCGGGCGGAGGCGGCGGCGGCTGGGGCGGCGGCTCCGGCCGAGGATCCACCCCCACCTCCCAGTCGTCCGTGGGGTCGAAAGTCGACTCGTGGGGAAGCAACGGGAACAGCTCCAACCTGTGGAGCAGCGGGCCCGGGGGCAGCTCCTCCCTCTGGGGCGGGGCAGGCCTGGGGGACGGGGGAGAGCAGCACCGTGCCACGCCGTCCTCTCTCAAACCGTACCTGCCTGATGGTCTGTTGACCTCAGAGTCCATGTGA